One stretch of Miscanthus floridulus cultivar M001 chromosome 18, ASM1932011v1, whole genome shotgun sequence DNA includes these proteins:
- the LOC136524795 gene encoding GDSL esterase/lipase At1g29670-like isoform X2 — MEKLVYLLTIMSLSMALLVPLRGQCEAARAAAAAATRCHAGSKAGKQKQQPQVEGMFVFGSSLVDNGNNNFLNGSGVRADYLPYGVDFPLGPSGRFSNGRNVIDALGELLGLPGLVPPFADPRTRRARAALLRGVNFASGGSGILDHTGQGEVVSLRQQITNFESVTLPDLRAQLRGPAAAANHGRVKGQGSFHQCYLSKCLFVIGTGGNDYLLNYFNPRKNYGTEGGPPLSEFTTSLITKLSHHLQRLYGLGARKFVIFSIQPTGCTPVVRAFLNITGAACIEPVNDAVALFNSELRRLVEGGARPRMPAARFAYINSYKIIRDMLDHPAKLGIRETSRACCEMSRSSSGVLCKKQGPVCRDRTEYVFFDGLHPTDAVNARIARKGYGSRSPDHAYPINVKKLAML, encoded by the exons ATGGAGAAGCTCGTCTACCTCTTGACCATCATGTCGTTATCCATGGCGCTGCTGGTGCCACTCCGCGGACAGTGCGAagcagctagagctgctgctgctgctgccacaaGATGCCATGCCGGCAGCAAGGCGGGGAAACAAAAACAACAGCCGCAGGTGGAGGGCATGTTCGTGTTCGGGAGCTCGCTGGTGGACAACGGCAACAACAACTTCCTCAACGGCTCCGGCGTGCGCGCCGACTACCTCCCCTACGGCGTGGACTTCCCCCTCGGCCCCTCGGGCCGCTTCTCCAACGGCCGCAACGTCATCGACGCGCTCGGCGAGCTCCTTGGCCTCCCGGGGCTCGTCCCGCCCTTCGCCGACCCGCGcacccgccgcgcccgcgccgcgctGCTGCGCGGCGTCAACTTCGCCTCCGGCGGCTCCGGCATCCTGGACCACACCGGCCAG GGCGAGGTGGTGAGCCTGCGGCAGCAGATCACCAACTTCGAGTCGGTGACCCTTCCTGACCTGCGGGCCCAGCTGCGCGGACCAGCTGCGGCGGCCAACCACGGCCGGGTCAAGGGCCAGGGTTCCTTCCACCAGTGCTACCTCTCCAAATGCCTCTTCGTCATCGGCACCGGCGGCAACGACTACCTGCTCAACTACTTCAACCCCAGGAAGAACTACGGCACCGAGGGTGGGCCGCCCTTGTCAGAGTTCACTACCTCTCTCATCACCAAGCTCTCGCACCATCTTCAG AGGCTGTACGGTCTTGGCGCACGGAAGTTTGTGATCTTCTCGATCCAGCCGACCGGGTGCACCCCCGTGGTCCGGGCGTTCCTCAACATCACCGGCGCCGCCTGCATCGAGCCCGTGAACGACGCGGTGGCGCTCTTCAACTCCGAGCTCCGGCGGCTGGTCGAAGGTGGCGCGAGGCCGCGCATGCCCGCCGCCAGGTTCGCCTACATCAACTCGTACAAGATCATCAGGGACATGCTGGACCACCCCGCCAAACTTG GCATTCGGGAGACGAGCAGAGCCTGCTGCGAGATGTCGAGGAGCTCGTCGGGCGTGCTGTGCAAGAAGCAGGGGCCCGTCTGCAGGGACCGGACGGAGTACGTCTTCTTCGACGGGCTGCACCCGACGGACGCCGTCAACGCCAGGATCGCGCGCAAGGGCTACGGCTCCAGGTCGCCcgaccacgcctaccccatcaacgTCAAGAAGCTCGCCATGCTCTAA
- the LOC136524795 gene encoding GDSL esterase/lipase At1g29670-like isoform X1, whose protein sequence is MEKLVYLLTIMSLSMALLVPLRGQCEAARAAAAAATRCHAGSKAGKQKQQPQVEGMFVFGSSLVDNGNNNFLNGSGVRADYLPYGVDFPLGPSGRFSNGRNVIDALGELLGLPGLVPPFADPRTRRARAALLRGVNFASGGSGILDHTGQVTGEVVSLRQQITNFESVTLPDLRAQLRGPAAAANHGRVKGQGSFHQCYLSKCLFVIGTGGNDYLLNYFNPRKNYGTEGGPPLSEFTTSLITKLSHHLQRLYGLGARKFVIFSIQPTGCTPVVRAFLNITGAACIEPVNDAVALFNSELRRLVEGGARPRMPAARFAYINSYKIIRDMLDHPAKLGIRETSRACCEMSRSSSGVLCKKQGPVCRDRTEYVFFDGLHPTDAVNARIARKGYGSRSPDHAYPINVKKLAML, encoded by the exons ATGGAGAAGCTCGTCTACCTCTTGACCATCATGTCGTTATCCATGGCGCTGCTGGTGCCACTCCGCGGACAGTGCGAagcagctagagctgctgctgctgctgccacaaGATGCCATGCCGGCAGCAAGGCGGGGAAACAAAAACAACAGCCGCAGGTGGAGGGCATGTTCGTGTTCGGGAGCTCGCTGGTGGACAACGGCAACAACAACTTCCTCAACGGCTCCGGCGTGCGCGCCGACTACCTCCCCTACGGCGTGGACTTCCCCCTCGGCCCCTCGGGCCGCTTCTCCAACGGCCGCAACGTCATCGACGCGCTCGGCGAGCTCCTTGGCCTCCCGGGGCTCGTCCCGCCCTTCGCCGACCCGCGcacccgccgcgcccgcgccgcgctGCTGCGCGGCGTCAACTTCGCCTCCGGCGGCTCCGGCATCCTGGACCACACCGGCCAGGTCACC GGCGAGGTGGTGAGCCTGCGGCAGCAGATCACCAACTTCGAGTCGGTGACCCTTCCTGACCTGCGGGCCCAGCTGCGCGGACCAGCTGCGGCGGCCAACCACGGCCGGGTCAAGGGCCAGGGTTCCTTCCACCAGTGCTACCTCTCCAAATGCCTCTTCGTCATCGGCACCGGCGGCAACGACTACCTGCTCAACTACTTCAACCCCAGGAAGAACTACGGCACCGAGGGTGGGCCGCCCTTGTCAGAGTTCACTACCTCTCTCATCACCAAGCTCTCGCACCATCTTCAG AGGCTGTACGGTCTTGGCGCACGGAAGTTTGTGATCTTCTCGATCCAGCCGACCGGGTGCACCCCCGTGGTCCGGGCGTTCCTCAACATCACCGGCGCCGCCTGCATCGAGCCCGTGAACGACGCGGTGGCGCTCTTCAACTCCGAGCTCCGGCGGCTGGTCGAAGGTGGCGCGAGGCCGCGCATGCCCGCCGCCAGGTTCGCCTACATCAACTCGTACAAGATCATCAGGGACATGCTGGACCACCCCGCCAAACTTG GCATTCGGGAGACGAGCAGAGCCTGCTGCGAGATGTCGAGGAGCTCGTCGGGCGTGCTGTGCAAGAAGCAGGGGCCCGTCTGCAGGGACCGGACGGAGTACGTCTTCTTCGACGGGCTGCACCCGACGGACGCCGTCAACGCCAGGATCGCGCGCAAGGGCTACGGCTCCAGGTCGCCcgaccacgcctaccccatcaacgTCAAGAAGCTCGCCATGCTCTAA